In Capsicum annuum cultivar UCD-10X-F1 chromosome 7, UCD10Xv1.1, whole genome shotgun sequence, one genomic interval encodes:
- the LOC124885592 gene encoding DNA-directed RNA polymerase subunit beta-like: MLWDGNEGISTIPGFNQIQFEGFCRFIDQGLTEELYKFPKIEDTDQEIEFQLFVETYQLVEPLIKERDAVYESLTYSSELYVSAGLIWKNSRDMQEQTIFIGNIPLMNSLGTSIVNGIYRIVINQILQSPGIYYRSELDHNGISVYTGTIISDWGGRLELEIDRKARIWARVSRKQKISILVLSSAMGLNLREILENVCYPEIFLSFLSNKERKKIGSKENAILEFYQQFACVGGDPVFSESLCEELQKKFFQQRCELGRIGRRNMNRRLNLDIPQNNTFLLPRDILAAADHLIGLKFGMGALDDMNHLKNKRIHSVADLLQDQFGLALVRLENVVRGTICGAIRHKLIPTPQNLVTSTPLTTTYESFFGLHPLSQVLDRTNPLTQIVHGRKLSYLGPGGLTGRTASFRIRDIHPSHYGRICPIDTSEGINVGLIGSLAIHARIGH; the protein is encoded by the coding sequence ATGCTCTGGGATGGAAATGAGGGAATATCTACAATACCTGGATTTAATCAGATACAATTTGAAGGATTTTGTAGGTTCATTGATCAAGGTTTGACGGAAGAACTTTATAAGTTTCCAAAAATTGAAGATACAgatcaagaaattgaatttcaATTATTTGTGGAAACATATCAATTGGTCGAACCCTTGATAAAGGAAAGAGATGCTGTGTATGAATCACTCACATATTCTTCTGAATTATATGTATCCGCGGGATTAATTTGGAAAAACAGTAGGGATATGCAAGAACAAACAATTTTTATCGGAAACATTCCTCTAATGAATTCCCTGGGAACTTCTATAGTCAATGGAATATATAGAATTGTGATCAATCAAATATTGCAAAGTCCCGGTATTTATTACCGATCAGAATTGGACCATAACGGAATTTCGGTCTATACCGGCACCATAATATCAGATTGGGGAGGAAGATTAGAATTAGAAATTGATAGAAAAGCAAGGATATGGGCTCGTGTAAGTAGGAAACAAAAAATATCTATTCTAGTTCTATCATCAGCTATGGGTTTGAATCTAAGAGAAATTCTAGAGAATGTTTGCTATCCtgaaatttttttgtcttttctgagtaataaggagagaaaaaaaattgggtcAAAAGAAAATGCCATTTTGGAGTTTTATCAACAATTTGCTTGTGTAGGTGGCGATCCGGTATTTTCTGAATCCTTATGTGAGGAATTACAAAAGAAATTCTTTCAACAAAGATGTGAATTAGGAAGGATTGGTCGACGAAATATGAACCGAAGACTGAACCTTGATATACCCCAGAACAATACATTTTTGTTACCACGAGATATATTGGCAGCCGCCGATCATTTGATTGGGCTGAAATTTGGAATGGGTGCACTTGACGATATGaatcatttgaaaaataaacGTATTCATTCTGTAGCAGATCTTTTACAAGATCAATTCGGATTGGCTCTGGTTCGTTTAGAAAATGTGGTTCGGGGGACTATATGTGGAGCAATTCGGCATAAATTGATACCGACACCTCAGAATTTGGTAACCTCAACTCCATTAACAACtacttatgaatcctttttcggTTTACACCCATTATCTCAAGTTTTGGATCGAACTAATCCATTAACACAAATAGTTCATGGGAGAAAATTAAGTTATTTGGGCCCTGGAGGACTGACAGGTCGCACTGCTAGTTTTCGGATACGAGATATCCATCCTAGTCACTATGGACGTATTTGCCCAATTGACACATCTGAAGGAATCAATGTTGGACTTATTGGATCCTTAGCAATTCATGCGAGGATTGGTCATTAG